Below is a window of Aquarana catesbeiana isolate 2022-GZ linkage group LG11, ASM4218655v1, whole genome shotgun sequence DNA.
TGGgtgctgtctgtctctctctctctctggtgtttCGGGGGAAACATTGGAAGGTTTCCATGCTGTCTCTTTATCTGGTGCTCTCCAGGTGGTGGTCCAGCTTACAGAAGACCTTCTTTCTCAGGCAGTCATGACGACTGAGAATAGCCGACCCACATTAACCATCAACTTACTAGCTGCTCGGCAATATTGGCTGGAGGGAGTTCTCCGACATGAGATAGGTGTGTGCAAATGGAGCCATCCCAGTTGGCATGTCGGGGTGGTGTTCCCACTGTGCATTCTAATGGAGTTGGGTTTAAGTGTGTATCATGATAGAAGGAGGTGCCAGCCATGTATCAGGATGGGTGAAAATGTCAGTCTATGTATGGGCTGGATATCACGTTGGAGTGGGGTGCTGGTCTGCACGTGGGTTGGAGTGGGGTGCTGGTCTGCACATGGGAAGGAGTGGGGTGCTGGTCTGCACATGGGATGGAGTGGGGTGCTGGTCTGCACATGGGATAAGTTTGGGTGCTGGCCTGCACGGAGTGGGGTGCTGGCCCACACATGGCATAGGGCGGAGTGGGGTGCTGGTCTGCACATGGGATGGAGTGGGGTGCTGGTCTGCACATGGGATAAGTTTGGGTGCTGGCCTGCACGGAGTGGGGTGCTGGCCCGCACATGGCATGGGGTGGAGTGGGGTGCTGGCATTGGGGGGAGTGGGGTGCTGGCATGGGATGGAGTAGGATGCTGGCCTGCCCATGGCATGGGGTGGAGTAGGGTGCTGGCCTGCCCATGGCATGGGGTGGAGTGAGGTGCTGGCCTGCACATGGCATGGGGTGGAATGGGGTGCTGGCCTGCACATGGGATGGAGTGAGGTGCTGGCCTGCACACGGGATGGAGTGAGGTGCTGGCCTGCACACGGGATGGAGTGGGGTGCTGCCCTGCACACGGGATGGAGTGGGGTGCTGCCCTGCACACGGGATGGAGTGGGGTGCTGCCCTGCACACGGGATGGAGTGGGGTGCTGCCCTGCACACGGGATGGAGTGGGGTGCTGGCCTGCACATGGCGTGGGGTGGAGTGTGGTGCTGGCCTGCACATGGCATGGGGTGGAGTGTGGTGCTGGCCTGCACATGGCGTGGGGTGGAGTGTGGTGCTGGCCTGCACATGGCGTGGGGTGGAGTGTGGTGCTGGCCTGCACATGGCGTGGGGTGGAGTGTGGTGCTGGCCTGCACATGGCGTGGGGTGGAGTGTGTTGCTGGCCTGCACATGGCATGGGATGGAGTGGGGTGCTGGTCTGCACATGGGATGGAGTGGGGTGCTGGTCTGCACATGGCGTGGGGTGCTGGCCTGCACATGGCATGGGGTGGAGTGGGGTGCTGGCCTGCACATGGCATGGGGTGGAGTAGGGTGCTGGCCTGCACATGGCATAGAGGGGCGTGGGGTGCTGGTCTGCACATGGCATGGGGTGGAGTGGGGTGCTGGTCTGCACATGGGGTGGAGTGGGGTGCTGGTCTGCACATGGGATAAGATTGGCCTGCACATGGCATGGAGTGGGGTGCTGGTCTGTGTATCAGGATTTCGGATTTTCTTTTATCTGGGTGGAGTGGGGTAGCGGTGTAATGTCCGATGATGACGGTCCATCTAATGCTGCCATTTTTCTCACCCTGGTGCTGCAGGCACACATTACTTGCGTGGGGTGAATGATGCCAAGCAGCCCTGGCACGGTTCAGAAGGACGAAAACAGTTTGGACTGAAGCCCGCGAACCCTACGGAGGAAGGCTTAGCCAGTTTGCACAGTGTCCTCTTCCGAAAACACCCATATCTGTGGCGTGGCGCCTTGCTTTATTACACTGTCAGCCGTGCCGCCACCTGCAGCTTCTCCGAACTCTTCCAGGACTTACAGCAGTTTGTAGAAAATCCGGCTGTACGGTGGGAGTACTGTGTGCGAGCCAAACGAGGACAGAGAGACACCGCCCAACCAGGCAAGAGATCAGAGAACGAGAACCAGCTATTGGCTGAACACCGATACTGTTCTTCCAGTTGTATTGATCCATGAAGTTAATTAATCAGTCTGTGAGGTCCTAAATTGTATACTGTCATAAAGATACTCATAGCAGCCAATCGGATGTCATATCAGTAGTGAATttttgattggttgccatgggGAGAGTGTATATATGTATCCTACAAGGTAGAGTGAAGTCAGATCTGTGAGCTTTTATATGGGGACTTCTTATAGACCTGTATGGAGATCCACAGCTTGGCACTAACCATTGTGTCATTCTTGTGTTTCCAGGCTGCTTCAGTAAGGACCAGGTCTATTTAGATGGGATTATCCGCATACTGCGGCACAGACGATCCATCGACTTCCGTCTGCTGACCTCCCTGGGGAAGGTAAGAGGGATCTGCAGTCCCAAGGTAGGGAAGACACATTTCACAATTTAGGTTCCTGTCAGGATTGGGACGTCTATGGGTTAAAATTACCCCCACTAATAGACTTGTGTTGGATGAAGGACCACAGCCAGTGGGCAAAAAGAACATGCATGTCTATTATCTAACATCTATAACCCATAAATGACAACCTGACATTATGACTGGAAAGCCCTGTGGGGAGCACAGTATGGATTGACCGATTAAAATCTGAAATTCTAAGCCCTTTCCCCTGTCTCCCCACCTGCTCTTCCTTTCCCTCTGCTTCTCTACCACATGATCTTCCAAGGTACTTCTAGCTCCCAAGTTGGTTAATTGATTGATGTTTCTATTTACAATCACAAATATCCAGGCTATGtaccagttaggcccctttcacatgggtggaccatttgggtccgcctgtctgttttttaggCAGACCCTATCAGATCATCCATTGCCTTCTATGGAGCGGTGAATACGTTGACACCCACCGACATCTgatcctatccactaaaaacagatggatgaggGATCTGTTCCCCATTCATCTGATGGATTGGACCGGATGACAGTCGGATGAAAATGGATAGGTGGTCCTTTTACgtccgaccgcccatagaggaaagTGGACTGTGTCCATAtccactctgcatcagcggagcggacatggacctgtcatccgcctgctcagtggggatcagcggaaagattcctcgctgagcaggcagatccgctgGCCGGAgccagtgtgaaagagcctttaTACTTATTAGGTCAGGACATCTGTTCAGCATGTCTTTCTTTGCATGAACATAGGCAAGACCTATCAAGGACACATCCTGCTATGCATGTGACTGTTATCCTTTGTGTTTGCATTTCCGTTTATGCCTTTATTGTACCATCTGTTACAGGTTTCCCTGTTTGTCCCCGTTTTTCTGCATGGATGTGACCTGTTTGACATagataaagagttaaaaaaaaaataactgggtTTTTGTCTGCAGGTTTCTTTTGAAGATGCTGAAGGGTTGCAGAGATTCGCTGAGCTGGACAATGCTTGTCTGCCACACTTCATGCAGGACATGGAGAGGTATCACCAGCAGCTTAACCACATCATGGAAACCAACCAGTTCAGTGATGAGGAGTTGCAGATGCTGCTGCCAGAGTGACAGAGCCTGGCATTGGCTTGATTCGGCATAGTTCTGAGCTGTGTAGACCACTTGGGGCTCTTTGACCTCCTGCCAGATCTTTGTAGAACGTTTTCTTAATTCTCACCAGTGTCTTACCAacacttttttacctttttatgcATGCATGGTTTTGTTATGAGTGATGAAATCAATTAGACACACCAGTTATTAATATGTCTGCTTCATTTACTCTAAGGATTATCTGGGCAGCAGATCAGCCCTGCCACAATCAGCCGTACTGGCGGCGGGCTCTGTCCCTAGTTGGGTTTATTTATTTCTTGTATTTATAGAGTACATAGATCTGTCTCACATGTCCCTGCTCCAAGGAGATCACAAATCGATTACCCTACTAGGATGTCTCTGCCTTGGGTGGATACCACACACTGATATGGGGCCCATGCCTTCTAATGAACACAGCTTGGCTCACTGAGATGCTACAGATTATCATTATGGATCCTGCTGATAGTTTCCAGCCTTGATCACTTGCCAATTGATGTAATCATCACTGTTGGCTGGTCTTTACCATGAGCTTCGTTTGCTGTCCAGAACAGGCTGACAGATGTCTAAACACGTCTGTGTGGTATGAACTGTATTGTGTGTGTACCAGGCGAGAGAATGATTAGATCAGCAGACTGACAACCTGCCGCTGATCTGTTACAAAGAATGGAGAAGACCGGTGATTGTGTCCTACCTGTGAGTGACGTATGAGATGCGTTCTATTGTATTAAACTGACTTCTGTGGGTTACAGACTGAACCCCCGACCCCATCCTTTATCCCTCATCACTGGTACATTGTATGTCATCTGACCCCTATGTGTTACAGACTGAACCTTGATTTTGTCCTTCATCACTGGTATATTATGTCATCTGACCTCTATGTGTAAGCGTTGGTCTGAACCCTGACCTCACCTTCATAACTCATCACTGGTATATTGTATGTCATCTGACCCCTATGTGTTAGTCTGAACACTAACCCTGGCCCTGAACACTGATATAATGTACGCCATCTGACCCGTCTTCCACACTGAACCCTGACCTCAGCCTTCATCACTGGAATGTTGTATGTCATCTGGCCTCTCTCTTACAAACTGAACAATGAACTCGGTCTTCATCACTCGTTACTGGTAGATGGTACGTCAGCTGAACCCAATGTAATATAGCATACAGGTACCGCCGCACACTGTTTTCAACTCCAGTGTACGGTAAATGAAATACGGCTTCAGCTCAAACTCCTCCCATCGGTCACGCACCTCTGACATGAATACAGTATGCGGCGGTACCTGTATGATATCTTGGAGCGAGATGTGCTCTTATCTGTGTCAGCACCTGAATACAGAGTGTGTAAACCTGGGAGACTGATACTGCAGGCTTGGAGTGGCACTGATCTGTTATGGTATCTGACCTTTATGTGTTGTAGACTGAACCCTGACTTTAGCCTTCATCACTAGTACATTGTACATCATCTGTGTATGTTTTACAGACTGAACCCTGACCTCGGCCTTCATGACTGCTACCGTGTACAGGGACATGATGTTGGCTTTCATAATTTATCATTGGTACACTTTACCTCTTCTGACCACTGTGTGCACATGTTACAGACTGAACCCTGACCTCGACCTTCATCACTGGTATATTGTATCTTATCTGGCCCCTGTGTGTTACAGACTGAACCTTGACCTTCATCACTGGTACATTGTACATCATTAGACCCCTATATGTTATAGACTGAACCCTGACCTTAGCCTTCATCACTCATAACTAGTACATTGTACATCTTCTGACCCCCTGAGTGTTGAAGACTAAACCCTGACCTTGTCCTCCATCACTGGTATATTGTGCGTCATCTGACCCCTATGTGTTACATACTGAACCCTTACCTGTCTCCTGACATTGGTCTTCATCACTGGTGAATTGTATGTCATATGACCCCTATATGCGCATGTTACAGACTAAACCCTGACCTTGGCCTCCATCACTGGTATATTGTACTTAATCTGAGCCATGACCTGTTTCGTGACCTGGGCCTTCATCGCCCATCACTGGTAAATTGTATGTCCTCTGACCCCTATGTGCACGTATTAGACTGAACTCTGATCTCGAACTTCAAAACTAGTATAATGTATGTCTTTGACCCCTGTGTGTTACAGACTGAACCCTGACCTTGGCCTTC
It encodes the following:
- the LOC141112626 gene encoding microtubule-associated tyrosine carboxypeptidase 1-like isoform X1, with protein sequence MVLDSGHQSCSRGMSSTSVRGSAAKPKRTSPQSNGLSSPATNPSCPRTTVNRTRTLVVEPPASRRLSGCSLYMSTCSWMRRSESTCTINSSGSPRGRLRSSGSLPSISRATTANRTLKKSSCLLVALRPTNVEQEKDKFFLSNYTHNPQFQYEEPVPVTVLEKYSEASDQFLVQALRILNAVISKYGNYENFESITGGKLLSKSQIWSCCRRYMQKEGCSGEVVVQLTEDLLSQAVMTTENSRPTLTINLLAARQYWLEGVLRHEIGTHYLRGVNDAKQPWHGSEGRKQFGLKPANPTEEGLASLHSVLFRKHPYLWRGALLYYTVSRAATCSFSELFQDLQQFVENPAVRWEYCVRAKRGQRDTAQPGCFSKDQVYLDGIIRILRHRRSIDFRLLTSLGKVSFEDAEGLQRFAELDNACLPHFMQDMERYHQQLNHIMETNQFSDEELQMLLPE
- the LOC141112626 gene encoding microtubule-associated tyrosine carboxypeptidase 1-like isoform X2 translates to MEELSYEERLEVLNLFSLEKRGWGGMINMYKCISGPYLVLSFFFYFKVITEYKGPLRLVEKRFNLQTWKGFFTALRILNAVISKYGNYENFESITGGKLLSKSQIWSCCRRYMQKEGCSGEVVVQLTEDLLSQAVMTTENSRPTLTINLLAARQYWLEGVLRHEIGTHYLRGVNDAKQPWHGSEGRKQFGLKPANPTEEGLASLHSVLFRKHPYLWRGALLYYTVSRAATCSFSELFQDLQQFVENPAVRWEYCVRAKRGQRDTAQPGCFSKDQVYLDGIIRILRHRRSIDFRLLTSLGKVSFEDAEGLQRFAELDNACLPHFMQDMERYHQQLNHIMETNQFSDEELQMLLPE